The following proteins are co-located in the Gloeocapsa sp. PCC 7428 genome:
- a CDS encoding phage holin family protein: protein MLVELLIAWLVSASSLLLVTKLPVGVEVDSTPKAFISAAVLGIVAAVVNPILKAVFFIPNVVTFGLLSGVFTFIIGAISLAVAASLVSGFRLRAGIWSALIGALALSVVSNLIYGFVSL, encoded by the coding sequence ATGTTGGTAGAGCTTTTAATCGCATGGTTGGTAAGCGCATCAAGCTTATTACTAGTGACCAAATTACCTGTAGGAGTTGAAGTCGATAGCACTCCTAAGGCTTTTATTTCAGCAGCAGTTTTGGGAATTGTAGCGGCTGTAGTCAATCCCATTTTAAAAGCCGTATTTTTTATTCCTAATGTAGTAACATTTGGTTTGTTATCTGGTGTTTTCACCTTCATTATTGGTGCTATTAGTTTAGCTGTTGCAGCTTCTTTAGTAAGTGGATTTCGCTTACGTGCAGGAATTTGGAGTGCTTTAATCGGAGCATTAGCACTCTCGGTTGTGAGCAATCTAATATATGGTTTTGTCTCTTTGTAG
- a CDS encoding biopolymer transporter ExbD, which yields MKINLHSPIEEVQVQIIPLIDVIFCILTFFLLAALQFTRQQAINVDLPRATTGTPPEIRQTLIVTLDAIGQTYVEQEPVSRDQLTQRLQTYRQANPEGIMVLNASRTASYNEVIQVLDLLRAVGGDRVALATLPGDNNPGVSPTVPVVPGVVPSPGTTPTIPQNNLNAPIPTIPSVPAPNQSPISPTTPAVP from the coding sequence ATGAAAATCAATTTACATTCTCCAATTGAAGAAGTTCAAGTTCAAATTATTCCGCTGATTGATGTCATTTTTTGTATCTTGACGTTTTTCTTGTTGGCGGCATTACAATTTACTCGGCAGCAAGCGATTAATGTAGACTTACCCAGAGCTACTACAGGGACACCACCGGAGATTCGCCAGACTTTAATTGTGACATTGGATGCGATCGGACAAACGTATGTTGAGCAAGAGCCAGTATCGCGCGATCAACTCACGCAGCGATTGCAAACGTACCGCCAGGCAAATCCAGAAGGCATCATGGTGTTAAATGCTTCGCGGACTGCGAGTTACAACGAAGTCATTCAAGTCCTCGATCTTCTCCGCGCAGTTGGCGGCGATCGCGTTGCTCTAGCAACGCTACCAGGCGATAATAATCCTGGTGTCAGCCCTACGGTTCCCGTTGTGCCTGGAGTTGTGCCTTCGCCAGGCACAACCCCAACTATCCCGCAAAACAATCTTAACGCCCCGATTCCGACAATTCCTTCTGTACCTGCTCCTAATCAATCCCCAATTTCTCCGACAACACCTGCGGTTCCATAA
- a CDS encoding MotA/TolQ/ExbB proton channel family protein — MDVIEIFRNGGPAMLPLLALSILSLSVIIERLWFWFRILNQEREIVNRILYAARDNWAGATQLAKRATDQPIGRFLYAPLRLSRPDPELFRLALESTAEDELAAMRQGEKILEAVIALAPLLGLLGTVLGLIRSLRNIRLGDLGTASAAGVTLGIGESLISTAAGLVVAIVSLAFYRLFQAFVVNQVKVFRKAGSELEVLYRQTWGDSGADIQSATPRTSIVQRDTTEGYRIPPRSEKKGPDTSPL, encoded by the coding sequence GTGGATGTTATAGAAATATTTAGAAATGGTGGACCAGCAATGTTACCCTTGCTGGCGCTATCGATTTTGTCTTTGAGTGTAATTATCGAGCGCTTGTGGTTTTGGTTTAGGATTCTGAACCAGGAACGCGAAATCGTCAACCGCATTCTTTATGCAGCGCGCGATAATTGGGCTGGCGCGACGCAGCTTGCCAAAAGAGCAACAGATCAACCTATTGGGAGATTTCTTTATGCGCCTTTGCGCTTATCTCGACCTGATCCAGAACTCTTTCGCCTGGCGTTAGAATCAACGGCAGAAGATGAGTTAGCAGCAATGCGCCAAGGAGAAAAAATCCTCGAAGCAGTAATTGCGCTAGCCCCCTTACTTGGTTTGCTGGGAACTGTACTCGGCTTAATTCGGTCTTTGCGAAATATTCGTCTTGGCGATCTTGGAACTGCTTCGGCGGCGGGCGTTACCTTGGGTATCGGTGAATCGCTGATTAGTACCGCTGCTGGTCTTGTGGTCGCGATCGTTAGCTTAGCATTTTATCGATTGTTCCAAGCTTTTGTTGTTAACCAAGTCAAAGTTTTTCGTAAAGCAGGAAGTGAGTTAGAAGTTTTGTATCGCCAAACTTGGGGTGATAGTGGTGCTGATATTCAAAGCGCTACACCGCGCACAAGTATTGTTCAGCGAGATACAACTGAAGGTTATCGCATTCCTCCACGTTCGGAAAAGAAAGGTCCTGATACTTCACCGCTGTAA
- a CDS encoding YkvA family protein, whose amino-acid sequence MNFSIQAVYNWYRNLLRNPKYRWWVILGTAFYFLLPFDIAPDFLPVVGQVDDVFLLSLLVAEVSQMLMEGVKARKANTQQQTAEANTGTTASTIDVDAVSVK is encoded by the coding sequence ATGAACTTTAGCATCCAAGCGGTTTATAACTGGTATCGGAATCTCCTGCGCAATCCTAAATATCGCTGGTGGGTAATCTTAGGGACAGCGTTTTATTTTCTGCTACCGTTTGATATTGCACCAGATTTTCTGCCAGTTGTCGGGCAAGTAGATGATGTCTTTTTGCTATCACTCTTAGTTGCAGAAGTTTCTCAGATGTTGATGGAAGGTGTCAAAGCACGTAAAGCTAACACTCAACAACAAACTGCTGAGGCAAATACGGGTACAACAGCAAGCACTATTGACGTTGATGCGGTATCGGTCAAATAG
- a CDS encoding leucyl aminopeptidase, with protein MEIRAIDTPLLDWTGDCLAIGLFEEAEELQGDVAQLNDKFAGALKEIIEETEFKGKEGSSAVTRIGGASPVRKVFLIGLGNQETLRLDSLRRAGATVARLAKKEKCKTVGVNLPTVDNDPAATVQAIAEGLQLASYQDNRFKSEPEEKVLVERVDLLGFAGQEAAIARANSICSGVNLARELVAAPPNEVTPITLAETAQKIAEDHGLQVEILEREECEKLGMGAFLGVAQASDLPPKFIHLTYKPEGTPKRRLAIIGKGLTFDSGGLNIKAGAGSSIEMMKMDMGGAGATLGAAKAIAQLKPDVEVHFISAATENMISGRAMHPGDILKASNGKTIEVNNTDAEGRLTLADALVFAEKLGVDAIVDLATLTGACIIALGDEIAGLFSPDDELAQQLAQAAEAAGEKLWRMPFEEKYFEGLKSGIADFKNTGPRGGGSITAALFLKQFVKETPWAHLDIAGPVWTDKENGCSNPGATGYGVRTLVHWVLSN; from the coding sequence ATGGAAATTCGAGCAATTGATACCCCGCTTCTAGATTGGACTGGGGATTGTCTTGCTATTGGCTTATTTGAGGAAGCGGAGGAGTTACAGGGTGATGTAGCTCAACTCAACGACAAGTTTGCTGGGGCGCTGAAGGAAATCATTGAGGAAACTGAATTTAAAGGTAAAGAAGGGAGTAGTGCGGTAACGCGAATTGGTGGCGCAAGCCCAGTGCGTAAAGTATTCTTGATCGGGTTAGGAAATCAAGAAACGCTGAGATTAGACAGTTTGCGCCGCGCTGGTGCTACGGTGGCTCGATTAGCCAAAAAAGAGAAGTGTAAAACGGTAGGCGTGAATTTACCGACAGTAGATAACGATCCTGCTGCAACTGTACAAGCGATCGCCGAAGGCTTACAACTTGCTTCCTATCAAGACAATCGCTTTAAGTCTGAACCCGAAGAGAAAGTTTTAGTTGAACGCGTTGATTTACTGGGATTTGCAGGACAAGAAGCGGCGATCGCCCGTGCGAATTCGATTTGTAGTGGAGTCAATTTGGCACGCGAATTAGTCGCCGCACCACCCAACGAAGTGACGCCAATTACACTCGCTGAAACTGCGCAGAAAATCGCGGAAGATCACGGATTACAAGTTGAAATTCTCGAACGTGAGGAGTGTGAAAAACTGGGTATGGGAGCTTTTTTAGGCGTTGCCCAAGCTTCTGATTTACCACCTAAGTTTATTCACCTGACTTACAAACCTGAAGGTACGCCAAAGCGTAGACTAGCGATTATTGGTAAAGGTTTAACGTTTGACTCTGGCGGGTTAAATATCAAAGCTGGCGCGGGTAGCAGCATTGAGATGATGAAAATGGACATGGGCGGTGCTGGTGCGACGCTAGGCGCGGCAAAAGCGATCGCGCAACTTAAGCCGGATGTCGAAGTTCATTTTATTAGTGCGGCAACCGAGAATATGATTAGCGGTCGCGCGATGCATCCTGGCGACATTCTCAAGGCTTCTAACGGCAAAACGATCGAAGTGAATAACACCGATGCGGAAGGTCGATTAACTTTGGCCGATGCGCTTGTCTTTGCGGAGAAGTTGGGTGTTGATGCGATCGTTGATTTAGCAACACTCACGGGTGCGTGTATTATTGCCTTGGGCGACGAGATCGCTGGGTTGTTCTCGCCTGATGATGAACTGGCGCAGCAACTTGCCCAAGCGGCGGAAGCGGCTGGCGAAAAACTCTGGCGGATGCCGTTTGAAGAAAAATACTTTGAAGGGCTAAAATCTGGAATTGCTGACTTTAAGAATACAGGACCGCGTGGAGGTGGATCGATTACAGCTGCGTTGTTTTTGAAACAGTTTGTTAAGGAGACGCCTTGGGCGCACTTGGATATTGCAGGTCCTGTTTGGACTGACAAAGAAAATGGGTGCAGCAACCCTGGTGCGACAGGTTATGGCGTACGCACGTTAGTTCATTGGGTTCTTAGCAATTAG
- a CDS encoding photosystem II manganese-stabilizing polypeptide — MRYRALIVAFLAMCLGVLTACSEGPASASSRDVLTYDQIRGTGLANKCPQLSETTRGSIAIDSNQSYRIVELCLEPTTFFVKEEPTNKRQKPEYIAGKLLTRYTSTIDQVQGKLNVNSDGSLTFVEEDGLDFQAITVQLPGGERVPFLFTIKDLVAQTQPGLTSINTSTDFEGEFKVPSYRSGAFLDPKGRGVVTGYDNAVALPAQADSEELIRANRKQTPNLKGEISLQVAKVDSSTGEIAGTFESEQPSDTDLGAREALDVKIRGLFYARIEPAA, encoded by the coding sequence ATGAGGTATCGCGCTCTAATTGTTGCATTTCTGGCAATGTGCCTGGGTGTCCTAACCGCTTGTAGTGAGGGTCCTGCCTCTGCTAGCAGTAGAGATGTACTCACCTATGACCAGATCAGAGGTACAGGTCTAGCTAACAAATGTCCACAACTATCAGAAACAACGCGTGGTTCCATCGCCATAGATTCTAATCAGTCATACAGAATAGTTGAGCTATGCTTGGAACCAACCACCTTTTTTGTGAAAGAAGAACCCACGAATAAACGTCAAAAACCAGAATATATTGCTGGAAAATTGTTGACACGTTACACTTCGACAATTGACCAAGTACAAGGCAAGCTTAATGTTAACAGTGATGGCAGCCTAACCTTTGTTGAAGAAGACGGGCTTGACTTCCAAGCAATTACTGTGCAACTTCCTGGGGGCGAACGAGTTCCTTTTCTATTCACGATTAAGGATCTAGTTGCCCAAACCCAACCAGGATTGACTAGCATCAACACTTCTACCGATTTTGAAGGTGAATTCAAAGTGCCTTCGTATCGCTCTGGTGCATTCCTCGATCCTAAAGGTCGTGGTGTTGTAACAGGTTACGATAATGCAGTTGCGCTTCCCGCGCAAGCCGACAGTGAAGAACTCATTCGGGCAAACCGCAAGCAAACTCCAAACTTAAAGGGCGAGATTTCCTTGCAAGTTGCTAAAGTAGATAGCAGCACCGGTGAAATTGCAGGTACATTTGAGAGCGAACAGCCATCAGATACTGACTTAGGAGCGCGTGAAGCTCTAGATGTCAAGATCCGTGGTCTGTTTTATGCTCGCATTGAACCAGCAGCCTAG
- a CDS encoding RNA polymerase sigma factor SigF — translation MVLSYTANHNELKQKSATLLRDYEQGRSQTIRNQLVTLNLGLVRKEAHYWSNQCTESYEDLLQVGCIGLIRAVERFELSKGHAFSSFAVPYIRGEIQHYLRDKGVMVRIPRRWLALQQQAVGVARELRQKYNRQPLDTEIAEALNISIEEWQEVKLAWVNRAPLSLDMPVQESDEGTTSLGEIVPDSDYRSFQLAQEDRLRLQQSLYQLEKRTHEILKFVFLYDLTQKEVAEHLGISVVTVSRRVKKGLDSLKQLMVGAED, via the coding sequence ATGGTGCTAAGTTATACCGCGAATCACAACGAATTGAAGCAAAAAAGTGCAACTCTACTGCGAGATTACGAGCAAGGTCGCTCTCAAACGATCCGCAACCAGCTTGTTACCCTCAATTTAGGGTTAGTACGAAAAGAGGCACACTACTGGAGCAATCAATGCACAGAAAGTTATGAAGATTTACTACAAGTGGGCTGCATTGGCTTAATTCGCGCCGTTGAGCGCTTTGAATTGTCTAAAGGTCATGCGTTTAGTTCCTTCGCGGTTCCATATATTCGCGGCGAGATTCAGCATTACTTACGCGATAAAGGCGTGATGGTACGCATTCCGCGCCGCTGGTTAGCATTACAGCAGCAAGCTGTAGGTGTCGCCCGCGAGTTACGTCAGAAATATAACCGTCAACCATTAGATACCGAAATCGCTGAAGCATTGAATATTTCTATTGAGGAGTGGCAAGAGGTCAAACTTGCGTGGGTAAATCGCGCTCCTTTAAGCTTAGATATGCCTGTTCAAGAATCTGACGAAGGAACAACCTCCTTAGGAGAAATCGTTCCGGATTCCGACTATCGTAGCTTTCAACTCGCACAAGAAGACCGACTTCGTTTACAACAATCGTTGTATCAATTAGAGAAACGCACGCACGAAATTTTGAAATTTGTGTTTTTATATGATTTGACGCAGAAAGAAGTGGCAGAACACTTAGGTATTAGCGTTGTCACCGTTTCGCGTCGCGTAAAAAAAGGACTTGATTCTTTAAAGCAGTTAATGGTAGGAGCGGAAGATTAA
- a CDS encoding acyltransferase, with translation MSQNQSKDEIEFPGLPLAVYREIAAHLQQVDGVETGLYPAAYQQFDYSHSQIGGLWIQYNQHANLVSRQRVAQILAYYQNRYGAFRKLNSVIAQ, from the coding sequence ATGAGTCAAAATCAATCGAAGGATGAAATTGAATTTCCTGGATTACCGTTAGCCGTTTATCGAGAAATTGCCGCGCATTTGCAGCAGGTTGATGGAGTCGAAACGGGGCTGTATCCAGCAGCTTATCAGCAGTTTGATTACAGCCATAGTCAAATTGGGGGGTTGTGGATTCAGTACAACCAACACGCTAACTTGGTAAGTCGCCAACGAGTCGCGCAAATTTTGGCATACTATCAGAATCGTTACGGTGCATTTAGAAAACTCAATTCTGTAATTGCGCAGTAA
- the hisS gene encoding histidine--tRNA ligase, whose protein sequence is MGEIQALRGTRDILPEEVGYWHKVEATARDILFKAAYREIRTPIFEQTELFERGIGEATDVVGKEMYTFRDRGDRSITLRPEGTAGVVRSLIEHSLYTQGGVQRLWYTGPMFRYERPQAGRQRQFHQLGVEVLGSADPRADVEVIAIATHILQSLGLKNLHLDINSVGNLEDRQAYRQALVDYLTPYKDELDADSQDRLSRNPLRILDSKDKRTQEIAQNAPSILDHLGTYSRQHFDKVQQLLADLGISYQLNPRLVRGLDYYTHTAFEIQSDDLGAQATVCGGGRYDGLVAQLGGPETPAVGWAIGLERLILLLQQLQEPAAPSMDFYVVSRGDAAEAQALVLAQQLRQAGFSVDLDLSGSAFKKQFARADRSGAIACLILGDEEAANHTVKLKWMASKEQSAIPQAELLANIEELRSQLTRREE, encoded by the coding sequence ATGGGCGAAATTCAGGCATTACGAGGAACGCGGGATATATTGCCAGAGGAAGTAGGGTACTGGCATAAGGTGGAAGCGACAGCGCGGGATATTCTTTTCAAAGCAGCATATCGCGAAATTCGCACCCCGATTTTTGAGCAAACTGAGTTATTTGAGCGGGGTATCGGCGAAGCAACCGATGTGGTAGGTAAAGAAATGTATACGTTTCGCGATCGCGGCGATCGCTCGATTACGTTACGCCCCGAAGGAACAGCGGGTGTGGTGCGATCGCTGATCGAACACAGTTTGTATACCCAAGGCGGCGTGCAACGGTTGTGGTATACAGGTCCCATGTTTCGCTACGAACGTCCGCAAGCTGGACGCCAGCGGCAATTTCATCAATTAGGCGTGGAAGTTTTGGGAAGTGCCGATCCGAGAGCCGATGTTGAGGTGATTGCGATCGCAACACACATCTTACAAAGTTTGGGATTGAAAAATCTCCACCTTGATATCAACTCGGTAGGTAATCTCGAAGATCGCCAAGCATATCGCCAAGCGTTAGTAGATTACTTAACACCGTACAAAGATGAATTAGATGCTGATTCGCAAGATCGTTTGAGTCGCAATCCGTTGCGGATTCTCGATAGTAAAGACAAACGCACGCAAGAAATCGCCCAAAATGCACCCAGTATTTTAGATCACCTAGGTACATACTCGCGGCAGCACTTCGACAAAGTACAGCAGTTACTCGCCGATTTAGGAATCAGCTATCAACTCAATCCGCGATTGGTACGCGGACTCGATTACTATACGCACACAGCATTTGAAATTCAGTCGGATGACTTGGGTGCGCAAGCAACAGTTTGTGGCGGTGGCCGTTACGATGGTTTAGTTGCGCAGTTGGGTGGTCCTGAAACGCCTGCGGTTGGTTGGGCAATTGGTTTAGAGCGCCTAATTTTATTGTTGCAACAGTTGCAAGAACCTGCTGCACCAAGCATGGATTTTTACGTTGTTTCGCGCGGGGATGCGGCTGAAGCCCAGGCACTTGTTTTAGCACAGCAGTTACGGCAAGCAGGGTTTAGCGTAGATCTCGATTTGAGTGGGAGTGCTTTTAAGAAACAATTTGCCAGGGCAGATCGTAGTGGGGCGATCGCTTGTCTCATTTTAGGCGACGAAGAAGCCGCAAATCACACGGTTAAACTCAAGTGGATGGCATCAAAAGAACAAAGTGCGATTCCACAAGCTGAATTACTTGCCAACATTGAGGAACTGCGAAGCCAGCTGACTAGGCGTGAGGAGTGA
- a CDS encoding GNAT family N-acetyltransferase, with protein sequence MEVRIEPYNAQQLDEVIRLSLQAWAPVFDSIEKMMDFDVYRELYPDWRVSQQKAVEDVCAAEDTHVWVAIAAGAVVGFVAVKLDVEPNVGEIYMIAVDPGFQGRGVGSALIKFALDWMKDARMSVAMVATGGDPGHAPARRTYEKLGFRILPLAQYYKKL encoded by the coding sequence ATGGAAGTACGGATTGAACCTTACAACGCGCAGCAACTTGATGAAGTCATTCGCCTTTCGCTGCAAGCATGGGCACCAGTCTTTGATTCAATTGAGAAAATGATGGATTTTGACGTTTATCGAGAACTTTATCCCGATTGGCGTGTGAGTCAACAAAAGGCTGTTGAGGATGTTTGCGCAGCAGAAGACACTCATGTATGGGTGGCGATCGCTGCTGGTGCAGTCGTGGGTTTTGTCGCCGTGAAACTAGATGTGGAACCCAACGTGGGTGAAATCTACATGATCGCTGTCGATCCAGGCTTTCAAGGTCGCGGCGTTGGCTCCGCGCTGATAAAATTTGCACTTGATTGGATGAAAGATGCGAGAATGTCGGTTGCGATGGTGGCAACTGGTGGCGATCCTGGTCATGCGCCAGCACGTCGCACCTATGAAAAGCTCGGCTTTAGGATATTACCACTTGCCCAGTACTACAAGAAGCTCTAG
- a CDS encoding response regulator, which yields MKTVLIVEDDLINARVFSKILTKRGGLGVKHTENVEEVMKIAAAGEADIILMDVSLSRSVYQGRAVDGIKITQMLKANAQTAKLPIILVTAHAMEGDRESFLKQSGADGYISKPVVDHQQFIEQILALLPKD from the coding sequence ATGAAAACTGTATTGATTGTGGAAGACGATTTAATTAATGCACGGGTTTTTTCCAAAATTTTGACTAAACGTGGTGGCTTGGGTGTTAAGCATACCGAAAATGTCGAAGAAGTGATGAAAATAGCCGCAGCGGGAGAAGCCGACATCATTTTAATGGATGTTTCGCTCTCGCGTAGCGTGTACCAGGGTCGAGCCGTTGATGGTATTAAGATTACCCAAATGTTGAAAGCCAATGCACAAACTGCCAAATTGCCGATTATTCTGGTGACAGCCCACGCGATGGAAGGCGATCGCGAAAGTTTTCTCAAGCAAAGTGGCGCTGACGGCTACATTTCTAAACCTGTTGTTGACCATCAACAGTTTATCGAGCAAATTTTGGCATTGCTGCCAAAAGACTAA